GCCCCGACGCCTTCTCGGCCGCCGAGCGGGCCGTGGAGTACGCGCGCATGGTCGGCGCCCAGGAGATCGAGATGACCGCCCGCCTCACCCTGGGCGGCCTGCGGGTCGAGGCGGGTGACGTCGACGCCGGACTCGCCGAGATGCGCGAGGTCAACCGGCGCACGGTGGCGGACGGCATCGCCTCCGTGGCCGGCCGCTCCTACGTCAACCTCCCCTCCGAGCTGGAGTCCGTGGGCCGTTCCCGCGAGGCCGTGCCCCTGCTGGAGCAGGGCATCGAGTACACCCGGCGCTTCGGCCGGTTCGACCACGAGGCGTACGTCTGGGGCAATCTCGCCGAGTCGCTGTTCACCCTGGGCCGCTGGGAGGAGGCGGCCGAAGCGGCCTGCCGTTCGCGGCGGGTCGGACAGAGCGCCAGACCGCGCGCCTTCCACGCCCGTATCCGCGCCGAACTCGCCCTCGCCCGCGGCGAGCTGGCCAAGGCCGCCGCCCATCTGGCGGACGGCCGGGCCTACTTCGGCACCCATGACTGCGCCCCGCAGCACACCCTGCCCCTGGTCCGCATCGCCATCGGCGTCGCGGCGGGCGAGGGCCGCCTGCTGGACGCCCGCGCCGAAGCCGGACGCGCCCTCCGGGACGGCTTCCCGCCCGGCACCCAGCGTTACGCCTGGCCGCTGCTGCTGAGCGCCGCCACCGTGGAGACCCGCACGGCCGGGCTGCCCGCCACCGAGGAGGGACGCGCCGACGCCCTCGCCCGCATCCGCCGGGCCGCCGGGGCACTGACCGTCAACGTGCCCGTCTGGCAGGCGTACGAGCGGTGGGTGCACGCCGAGCTCGCGTACGCCGAGGGGAGCGCGGACCCCGAGGACTGGGCGCCGGTCGTCGCCGCCTTCGAGACCCTGGAGCGCCCCTACGAACTGGCCAGGGTCCGGCTGCGCCTGGCCGAGGCGCTGCTCACCGGGGGCGAGGACGGGCGCGAGCGCGCCACGGAACTGCTCCGCCTGTCCCACGCGGTCGCCGAGCATCTGCGGGCCCGGCCGCTGGCCGACTCCGCGGCCCTGCTCGCCCAGCGCGCCCGCCTCTCCCTGACCTGTGCCCCGCCGCCTGGGCCGCCCGAGGATCCCGCCGAGGCCCTGGGCCTCACCCAGCGGGAGCGCGACGTGCTGCGCCTGGTCGCCCGGGGCCGCACCAACCGCCAGATAGCCGAGGAGCTGTTCATCTCACCCAAGACGGCCAGCGTGCACGTATCGAACGTCCTGGCGAAGCTCGGCGTCTCCGGCCGGGGCGAGGCGGCGGCGGTGGCGCACCGGCTGGAGCTCTTCCCCGGCGACCCGCTCACCGCCCCCACGCCCGGCTGAGACGTACGGTGGAGGCGACCGGGAGGGAGGGACCGTGTTCAACGCCTTCGAGGAACTGTTCGCACCGGGCCGCAAGCACACCCACGACGAGCAGAAGCGGCTGGAGCTGAGCCGGGAGGACATCGGGGACAGCGATCCCGGGCGGGGACCGATAGACCTCGCCTCCGGGAAGGTCGTCGTCCGCCCGCCCGGACCCGCGGCCGAAGCCGAGCAGGCCGGGGAAGCCGAGAAAGCCGGGGAGGCCGAGGAAGCCGGGGAGGCCGAGGAAGCCGGGGAGGGCGCCGGGTAGCGGCCGAGCGCGCGCGGCCCGCGCCCCACCCGCCCGACCTCCCCCCCCCGCGCGTCACGTCACCCGGATCTCCAGGATCCGGTCGTCGCCCTTCTTCGGGCTCCCGCGCCCGTCGGTGTTGCTGGTGACCAGCCACAGCCTGCCGTCGCCCGCCGCGGCGACCGTGCGCAGCCGGCCGTACTCACCGGTCAGGAAGGACTGGGGGGCCGCCGAGGCGGCCGTGCCGCGCAGCGGGATCCGCCACAGCCGCTCGCCCTTGAGCCCCGCCATCCAGATCGAGCCGCCGGCGTAGGCGATGCCGCTGGGGGACGCCTGGTCGGTGTGCCACTGGGCGACCGGGTCGCGGTACCTGCGGTCGCCGGACCTCCCCTCCGCTTTCGGCCAGCCGTAGTCGCCGCCGGGCACGATCGCGTTCAGCTCGTCCCAGGTGTCCTGGCCGAACTCGGACGCGAACAGCCGCTGCCGGCCGTCCCAGGCCAGGCCCTGCACATTGCGGTGGCCGTAGGAATACACGGGGGAGTCCGGGAAGGGGTTGCCGGGGGCCGGTTCGCCCTCGGGGGTCAGCCGCAGGATCTTGCCGCCCAGCGACCTGGTGTCCTGGGCCAGGCCGCGTTCCCCGCTCTCGCCGGTGCCCGCGTACAGCATGCCGTCGGGGCCGAAGGCGATCCGGCCGCCGTTGTGCACGAACCCCTTGGGGATGCCCCTGAACACCGTGTCGGGCGCGCCGAGCTGCTCCTTGGGGGGCTTCTTCGGGTCGTACAGCATCCGGACGATGCGGTTGTCGGAGGCGGAGGTGAAGTACGCGTAGACCATGTGGTCGGAGGCGAAGCCGGGGGAGAGGGCGATGCCGAGGAGGCCGCCCTCGCCCTGCGGTGCCACCCCGGAGACGGTGCCCAGTTCCGTCGTACGGCCCGTCCGCTCGTCCACGCGGGTGAGGGTGGCCCGGTCGCGGGAGGAGACGAGCAGCCCGCCGTCCGGCAGCGGGGCCAGGCCCCACGGTGAGTCCAGGCCCTCGGCGACGGTGCGCAGCACGGTGACGGTGCCCTTGGCCGGCGGGGCGCTCTCCCCGGCGGTCCGGCCGGGCGAGGGGCTGGCGGCGGCCGTGCCGGGCGGTGTGCCGCGGTCACCGGGCGGCGGCGGCCCGGACGAGCACCCGGCCGCCAGCAGCAGGGCGGCGGCCAGCGCCCCGGTCACAGCTCCAGCCCGCACGTTCATGCCTGTCCCTTCGACGCGGCGGTCCCCCTCATCTCATACACCCCCGCACCCGGGCCGGGCCTCCGATCGGCCGGATCCCGCCCCGGCAGGCGCCCGCGTCCCGGGACCCCGGATCCGTGCGCGAGCGGCTCCCGCTCAGTCCCACGACCCCCGCGCCGCGGGCAGCGCGCCCAGGTCCGCGAGGTCCCGGGCGGTCAGGCGGAGGTCCGCGGCGGCGGCGTTCTCCGTGACCCAGCGCTCCCGCTTGGCGCCCGGCACGGGGATCACGTGCGGGCCCTGGGCGAGCACCCAGGCCAGGGCCACCTGGGCCGGGGTGACGCCGTCGCCGTGCCGGGCGGCCACCCGGCGCAGACCGGCGACGACCGGCTGGTTGGCGGCCATCATCTCGGCGGTGAAGCGGGGGTGGCGGGCCCGCAGGTCGTCCGGTTCGAACCCCTCGCCGGGGGTGAGCGTGCCGGTCAGGAAGCCGTTGCCGAGCGGCATCGCGGCCAGCAGGCCCACGCCCCGCGCGGTGCACCACGGCAGCAGCGACTCCAGCGCGTCGGGCGACCACACCGACAGTTCGGCCTGCACCGCGCTCACCGGGAACACCTGCTGCACCCGCTCCAGTTGCCGGATCGTTCCGTCATGCAGCCGCCCCCGGGACCGGCGCCCGCCGCGCGCCCCCACCGCGCTCAGCCCGAGCGCCCGCACCTTCCCGGCCCGCACCAGCTCCGCCATCGCCCCCCAGGTCTCCTCCACCGGCACCTCCGGATCGGCCCGGTGCAGCTGGTAGAGGTCGATCACCTCCGTCTGCAACCGCCGCAGCGACGCGTCGCAGGCCCGTCTCACGTAGCCGGGGCGGCCGTTGGCCACGATGTGCTGCTCGCCCACCAGCAGCCCGACCTTGGTCGAGACGAAGGCGTCGGAGCGCCGCTCCTTCAGCACCCGGCCCAGCAGCAGCTCATTGGTGAACGGGCCGTACATGTCGGCGGTGTCCAGCAGCGACGAGCCCAGGTCCAGCGCCCGGTGCGCGGCCCGCAGCGACTCCTCCCCCCGCTGCCGGGACGTGCTGTAGGCCCAGCTCATCGGCATGCAGCCAAGTCCTACGGCCCCCACCGCGAGTGCCGCCGCGCCGATCGTCCTGCGCTCCACCTCGCCGTAACCCTCCCTCTGCTCGGTGGACCAACCTAACCTCTGCGTGCGCGCGCCCCTGGCATAGCCTCCTGACCATGACTGCTGACATATGGCTGCCGCTTCCGCCGGAGGAGATCGAAGGGCTCCCGAAGGGGCCGAACTACCTCTTCTGGGACGGCGGCGACGACGGCGGGCAGGAGTTCCCCGGCGACCCGGCCGACTGCGTGTTCTACGT
The sequence above is drawn from the Streptomyces sp. SAT1 genome and encodes:
- a CDS encoding DUF6191 domain-containing protein encodes the protein MFNAFEELFAPGRKHTHDEQKRLELSREDIGDSDPGRGPIDLASGKVVVRPPGPAAEAEQAGEAEKAGEAEEAGEAEEAGEGAG
- a CDS encoding PQQ-dependent sugar dehydrogenase; translation: MNVRAGAVTGALAAALLLAAGCSSGPPPPGDRGTPPGTAAASPSPGRTAGESAPPAKGTVTVLRTVAEGLDSPWGLAPLPDGGLLVSSRDRATLTRVDERTGRTTELGTVSGVAPQGEGGLLGIALSPGFASDHMVYAYFTSASDNRIVRMLYDPKKPPKEQLGAPDTVFRGIPKGFVHNGGRIAFGPDGMLYAGTGESGERGLAQDTRSLGGKILRLTPEGEPAPGNPFPDSPVYSYGHRNVQGLAWDGRQRLFASEFGQDTWDELNAIVPGGDYGWPKAEGRSGDRRYRDPVAQWHTDQASPSGIAYAGGSIWMAGLKGERLWRIPLRGTAASAAPQSFLTGEYGRLRTVAAAGDGRLWLVTSNTDGRGSPKKGDDRILEIRVT
- a CDS encoding aldo/keto reductase; this encodes MERRTIGAAALAVGAVGLGCMPMSWAYSTSRQRGEESLRAAHRALDLGSSLLDTADMYGPFTNELLLGRVLKERRSDAFVSTKVGLLVGEQHIVANGRPGYVRRACDASLRRLQTEVIDLYQLHRADPEVPVEETWGAMAELVRAGKVRALGLSAVGARGGRRSRGRLHDGTIRQLERVQQVFPVSAVQAELSVWSPDALESLLPWCTARGVGLLAAMPLGNGFLTGTLTPGEGFEPDDLRARHPRFTAEMMAANQPVVAGLRRVAARHGDGVTPAQVALAWVLAQGPHVIPVPGAKRERWVTENAAAADLRLTARDLADLGALPAARGSWD